Proteins from a genomic interval of Caulobacter sp. SL161:
- a CDS encoding iron-sulfur cluster assembly scaffold protein, translated as MIDDLYSAKILGLVANMPRAGRLAAPDASSEKTAKLCGSRITVDVMVKDGKVVDYAQDVSACALGQAAAAILGAHVIGAELSDIELARDSLAAMLKTNGSPPAGRFAELAVLEPVKDYPARHASTLLAFEATVEAVRKATGVGETRTSTAGAS; from the coding sequence ATGATCGACGACCTCTACAGCGCCAAGATCCTGGGGCTCGTGGCCAACATGCCGCGCGCGGGGCGTCTGGCGGCGCCCGACGCCAGTTCGGAGAAGACCGCCAAGCTGTGCGGAAGCCGGATCACGGTCGATGTGATGGTCAAGGACGGCAAGGTTGTCGACTACGCCCAGGACGTTTCGGCCTGCGCGCTGGGCCAGGCCGCGGCCGCGATCCTGGGCGCCCATGTGATCGGTGCGGAACTTTCCGACATCGAGTTGGCGCGCGACTCGCTTGCCGCTATGCTGAAGACGAACGGTTCGCCTCCTGCGGGCCGGTTTGCGGAGCTCGCCGTGCTGGAGCCGGTCAAGGACTATCCCGCTCGTCACGCCTCGACGCTGCTGGCGTTCGAGGCGACGGTCGAGGCTGTCCGGAAGGCCACAGGCGTCGGCGAAACGCGAACTAGCACCGCCGGCGCGTCTTGA
- a CDS encoding hydroxymethylglutaryl-CoA lyase: MSRFIQIVEVGPRDGLQNEKTVLSVEEKLGLIAKLEAAGAQRTEVVSFVNPSRVPQMAGAEEIMAALPADLVHSRIGLVLNMRGWERCVSTGCDEANVVVCASDGFATRNQGSTTRQQVETLAAIVERQATEGGPPITATLSVAFGCPFDGEVSQDQVVAIVREAAALGVPEIAIADTIGVADPWTVRRRIEAVRTAAPDTRLRMHFHDTRNTGLANAFASVEAGVDVLDASVGGLGGCPFAPAATGNIGTEDLVYMLERAGFETGYDLAMLIEIGRDISARLGKAPASSLARAGGFPA; encoded by the coding sequence ATGAGCCGCTTCATCCAGATCGTCGAGGTCGGGCCGCGCGATGGTCTGCAGAACGAGAAGACGGTGCTCTCCGTCGAGGAGAAGCTCGGCCTGATCGCCAAGCTGGAAGCGGCCGGCGCCCAGCGCACCGAGGTCGTGTCGTTCGTCAATCCGAGCCGCGTGCCGCAGATGGCCGGCGCCGAGGAGATCATGGCCGCCCTGCCCGCCGATCTCGTCCATTCGCGCATCGGTCTTGTCTTGAACATGCGAGGCTGGGAGCGGTGCGTGTCGACGGGATGCGACGAGGCCAATGTCGTGGTCTGCGCCTCGGACGGCTTCGCCACCCGCAACCAGGGCTCAACGACACGGCAGCAGGTCGAAACCCTCGCCGCCATCGTCGAGCGCCAGGCGACCGAAGGCGGCCCGCCGATCACCGCCACCCTCTCGGTGGCGTTCGGCTGTCCGTTCGATGGCGAGGTCTCGCAAGATCAGGTCGTCGCCATCGTCCGCGAAGCCGCCGCCCTGGGCGTGCCCGAGATCGCCATCGCCGACACCATCGGCGTCGCCGACCCCTGGACCGTCCGCCGGCGGATCGAGGCCGTCCGGACCGCAGCGCCGGACACGCGCCTGCGCATGCACTTCCACGACACCCGCAATACAGGTCTCGCCAACGCCTTCGCCAGCGTCGAGGCGGGGGTCGACGTGCTGGACGCCTCGGTCGGGGGGCTGGGCGGCTGCCCGTTCGCACCGGCCGCCACGGGCAATATCGGCACCGAGGATCTGGTCTACATGCTGGAACGCGCCGGCTTCGAGACCGGTTACGACCTGGCGATGCTGATCGAGATCGGCCGTGACATCAGCGCGCGTCTCGGCAAGGCGCCCGCCTCGTCTCTCGCCCGCGCCGGAGGATTCCCCGCATGA
- a CDS encoding DUF817 domain-containing protein, which translates to MNLKDRIKAGVATLDERARPWARKSRWNGYAYEFLLFGLKQAWACLFGGLMLALLVGTKLFWPEAAPIARYDFLVVAAIAIQASLLALKLERWDEALVIFMFHVVGTIMELFKTAQGSWVYPEESVLRIGDVPLFTGFMYACVGSYIARIWRLFDITFIRYPPFWTTHILAVLIYANFFTHHYMIDIRVGLFALSVLLFGRTWFVFTPDQTARRMPMLMGAVLVSFFIWIAENLGTFAGAWVYPSQTEGWRMVPFEKMGAWYLLMLISFVLVTLVHPPVHACVARIRQGIWRAA; encoded by the coding sequence ATGAACCTGAAAGACCGCATCAAGGCCGGCGTGGCGACGCTGGATGAGCGGGCCAGGCCGTGGGCGCGGAAGTCGCGCTGGAACGGCTACGCCTACGAGTTTCTTCTGTTCGGCCTGAAGCAGGCCTGGGCCTGCCTGTTCGGCGGGCTGATGCTGGCCCTGCTGGTCGGCACCAAGCTGTTCTGGCCCGAGGCCGCGCCGATCGCCCGCTATGACTTCCTGGTCGTCGCCGCGATCGCCATCCAGGCTTCCCTGCTGGCGCTGAAGCTGGAGCGTTGGGACGAGGCGCTGGTGATCTTCATGTTCCATGTGGTCGGCACCATCATGGAGCTGTTCAAGACCGCCCAGGGCTCATGGGTCTATCCCGAAGAGAGCGTCCTGCGGATCGGCGACGTGCCGCTGTTCACGGGCTTCATGTACGCCTGTGTCGGCAGCTACATCGCCCGCATCTGGCGATTGTTCGACATCACCTTCATCCGCTATCCGCCCTTCTGGACCACCCACATCCTGGCGGTGCTGATCTACGCCAACTTCTTCACCCACCACTACATGATCGACATCCGGGTGGGGCTGTTCGCGCTGTCGGTTCTGCTGTTTGGACGCACCTGGTTCGTGTTCACGCCGGATCAGACCGCGCGTCGCATGCCCATGCTGATGGGCGCGGTGTTGGTGTCATTCTTTATCTGGATCGCCGAGAACCTCGGCACCTTCGCCGGCGCCTGGGTCTATCCCAGCCAGACCGAAGGCTGGCGCATGGTGCCCTTCGAGAAGATGGGCGCCTGGTATCTGCTGATGCTGATCAGCTTCGTGCTGGTGACGCTGGTGCATCCGCCGGTGCACGCCTGCGTGGCGCGGATCCGTCAGGGGATCTGGCGGGCGGCTTAA
- the folE gene encoding GTP cyclohydrolase I FolE, which produces MDALTRERTLIGSDDTTGLDLEPVQRPTKDEAMAAVRTLLAWAGDNPEREGLLDTPKRVVEAFDEWFAGYHGDPAKELSRTFEDVQGYDDMVMLRGIDVQSHCEHHMAPFLGKAWVAYMPTGKVVGLSKLARLVEIFAKRLQTQETMTMQIADAIEDHLSAAGVAVLIDAEHQCMSTRGVHHHDVSTITTQFRGVFKTDKVLQQRFLDLVQRK; this is translated from the coding sequence ATGGACGCACTGACCCGCGAGCGAACCCTGATCGGCTCGGATGACACGACCGGTCTTGATCTTGAACCCGTTCAGCGCCCCACCAAGGACGAGGCCATGGCCGCCGTTCGGACGCTGCTGGCCTGGGCCGGCGACAATCCCGAGCGCGAGGGCCTGCTCGACACGCCCAAGCGCGTGGTCGAGGCGTTCGACGAGTGGTTCGCCGGCTATCACGGCGATCCGGCCAAGGAGCTGTCGCGCACCTTCGAGGACGTGCAGGGCTATGACGACATGGTCATGCTGCGCGGCATCGACGTGCAGAGCCACTGCGAGCACCACATGGCGCCGTTCCTGGGCAAGGCCTGGGTCGCCTACATGCCGACCGGCAAGGTCGTGGGCCTGTCGAAGCTGGCGCGCCTGGTCGAGATCTTCGCCAAGCGTCTCCAGACCCAGGAGACCATGACCATGCAGATCGCCGACGCCATCGAGGATCACCTGTCGGCCGCCGGCGTCGCCGTCCTGATCGACGCCGAGCACCAGTGCATGAGCACCCGCGGCGTCCACCACCACGACGTCTCGACGATCACCACCCAGTTCCGCGGCGTGTTCAAGACCGACAAGGTCCTGCAGCAGCGCTTCCTGGATCTAGTGCAGCGGAAGTAG
- a CDS encoding glycosyltransferase family 2 protein, protein MNSILPSVSTLAVGARPARPNVSVVMVVYRTGEALVESIRHVLAEPLVDEFIIVDNGSSSRDEDMLRSLALTEPRVVLKQGHGNVGFARGANLGAVTAGGEYIVFLNPDANLRPGCVASLVTAFKGQPVPTIVGARVLNTDGSEQRGGRRGDVTPISTVLSFGQLTRRYPMLAGFEIHRENEPLPGAPVPMPTISGACFAMRRADFVALNGFDEGYFLHVEDIDLCWRARRAGGQVLFQPNAEVVHLGHTSLEHPVKVEFHKGVGLTRYFIKRADSLQLFAAAVLLAPAIMLMSVCRPLLWKLTGRPI, encoded by the coding sequence ATGAACAGCATTCTCCCGTCCGTTTCCACCCTTGCCGTTGGTGCGCGTCCGGCTCGTCCGAACGTGTCTGTCGTCATGGTCGTCTATCGGACGGGCGAAGCGCTGGTCGAAAGCATCCGCCATGTGCTGGCCGAGCCGTTGGTCGATGAGTTCATCATCGTCGATAACGGCTCGTCCTCGCGCGATGAGGACATGCTGCGATCCCTGGCGCTGACCGAGCCGCGCGTCGTGCTCAAGCAGGGCCACGGCAATGTTGGTTTCGCGCGCGGCGCCAATCTGGGCGCGGTGACGGCCGGCGGCGAGTACATCGTCTTCCTCAATCCCGACGCCAACCTGCGGCCCGGCTGCGTGGCTTCGCTGGTGACGGCTTTCAAGGGCCAGCCCGTGCCCACGATCGTGGGCGCGCGGGTGTTGAACACCGATGGCAGCGAGCAGCGCGGCGGCCGTCGAGGCGACGTCACCCCGATCAGCACCGTACTGAGCTTTGGCCAGCTGACCCGCCGCTATCCCATGCTGGCCGGGTTCGAGATCCACCGCGAGAACGAACCGTTGCCTGGCGCGCCCGTGCCGATGCCGACCATTTCGGGCGCCTGTTTCGCCATGCGCCGCGCCGACTTCGTCGCGCTGAACGGCTTTGACGAGGGCTATTTCCTGCATGTCGAGGACATCGACCTGTGCTGGCGCGCACGCCGCGCCGGCGGCCAGGTGCTGTTCCAGCCCAACGCCGAGGTCGTTCACCTGGGCCACACCAGCCTGGAACACCCGGTGAAGGTCGAGTTCCACAAGGGCGTGGGCCTGACCCGCTACTTCATCAAGCGCGCCGACAGCCTGCAGTTGTTCGCGGCGGCGGTGCTGCTGGCCCCGGCCATCATGCTGATGAGCGTGTGCCGCCCGCTGCTGTGGAAACTGACTGGGCGGCCTATTTAG
- a CDS encoding SRPBCC domain-containing protein, with the protein MQRAVEHRIGVQAPAEVIWEVVSDFEGWTHWNPLYRRAEGVMKVGSTLVLEQHLPGQAPMVIQPVVQDWVPYEQLHWRSSRLGGFVTAIRYLEIEAMGPANATFSNGELFMGMLLRFVSRDERRRLKAAFTQMGEAVRDRAEAVWSERSSNPT; encoded by the coding sequence ATGCAGCGCGCTGTCGAGCATCGCATCGGAGTCCAGGCGCCGGCTGAGGTGATTTGGGAGGTCGTCTCCGACTTCGAGGGCTGGACCCATTGGAATCCGCTCTATCGCCGGGCCGAGGGCGTGATGAAGGTGGGCTCCACCCTGGTGCTGGAGCAGCATCTGCCGGGCCAAGCGCCGATGGTCATCCAGCCGGTGGTCCAGGACTGGGTGCCTTACGAGCAGCTGCACTGGCGCTCGAGCCGGCTGGGCGGTTTCGTCACCGCGATCCGCTATCTCGAGATCGAGGCCATGGGACCCGCGAACGCCACCTTCTCGAACGGTGAGCTGTTCATGGGCATGCTGCTGCGGTTCGTCAGCCGCGACGAGCGTCGCCGTCTGAAGGCGGCGTTCACCCAGATGGGCGAGGCGGTGCGCGATCGGGCCGAAGCCGTCTGGTCCGAACGCTCCAGCAACCCCACCTAG
- the cysS gene encoding cysteine--tRNA ligase: MTLKIHDTLTREKRDFVPADPQRVTMYVCGPTVYNYAHIGNFRPVVVFDVLYRVLRHLYGEDAVVYARNVTDVDDKINQKAADEGVPISAITERYLAAYHEDADALGALRPDLEPKATEHIGAILEMIGQLVDNGSAYAAEGHVLFDTQSFADYGQLSGRPLDEMIAGARVEVAPYKRHPADFVLWKPSKENEPEWDSPWGAGRPGWHIECSAMIDKALGKTIDIHAGGIDLTFPHHENEVAQSRCAHKTAVLANYWMHNGFLDMGGEKMSKSLGNVIIPHELLKTVPGEVIRWALLSAHYRQPLDWTPELLEQSKKSLDRLYGALRRAKDIAPDQAMEAPAEVISALMDDLNTPLATSAFFEVSSLIEKAVTAGDTVAIAANKARLLEAGALLGFLQADPDAWFEGDASDELKAQVEALLEKRVAARAAKDWPAADAIRAELDALGVVVMDGPAGATWRMKD; this comes from the coding sequence ATGACCCTCAAGATCCACGACACCCTGACGCGCGAGAAGCGCGACTTCGTTCCCGCCGATCCCCAGCGGGTGACGATGTATGTGTGCGGTCCGACGGTCTACAACTACGCCCACATCGGAAACTTCCGGCCCGTGGTGGTGTTCGACGTGCTGTATCGCGTGCTGCGTCACCTCTATGGCGAGGACGCGGTGGTCTATGCGCGCAACGTCACGGACGTGGACGACAAGATCAACCAGAAGGCCGCCGACGAGGGCGTGCCCATCAGCGCGATCACCGAACGCTATCTGGCGGCCTATCATGAGGACGCCGACGCTCTGGGCGCCTTGCGGCCGGACCTCGAGCCCAAGGCCACCGAGCATATCGGCGCCATCCTCGAGATGATCGGCCAGCTGGTCGACAACGGCAGCGCCTACGCCGCCGAGGGCCACGTGCTGTTCGACACCCAGAGCTTCGCCGACTATGGCCAGCTATCGGGCCGGCCGTTGGACGAGATGATCGCCGGCGCCCGCGTCGAGGTCGCGCCCTACAAGCGCCACCCGGCCGATTTCGTGCTGTGGAAGCCGTCGAAGGAAAACGAGCCCGAGTGGGACAGTCCCTGGGGCGCGGGCCGTCCGGGCTGGCACATCGAGTGCTCGGCCATGATCGACAAGGCGCTGGGCAAGACGATCGACATCCATGCCGGCGGCATCGACCTGACCTTCCCGCACCACGAGAACGAAGTGGCCCAGAGCCGCTGCGCCCACAAGACCGCCGTGCTGGCCAACTACTGGATGCACAACGGCTTCCTCGACATGGGCGGGGAGAAGATGTCCAAGAGCCTCGGCAATGTGATCATCCCGCACGAACTTCTGAAGACGGTTCCGGGCGAGGTGATCCGCTGGGCGCTGCTTTCGGCCCACTACCGCCAGCCGCTGGACTGGACGCCGGAGCTCCTGGAGCAGTCCAAGAAGTCGCTGGACCGCCTCTATGGCGCCCTGCGGCGCGCCAAGGACATCGCGCCGGACCAGGCCATGGAAGCGCCCGCCGAGGTGATTTCCGCCCTGATGGACGACCTCAACACGCCGTTGGCCACCTCGGCCTTCTTCGAGGTGTCGAGCCTGATCGAGAAGGCTGTCACCGCCGGCGACACTGTCGCCATCGCGGCCAACAAGGCCCGCCTGCTCGAAGCCGGCGCCCTGCTGGGCTTCCTGCAGGCCGATCCGGACGCCTGGTTCGAAGGCGACGCCTCCGACGAGCTGAAGGCCCAGGTCGAGGCCCTGCTCGAAAAGCGCGTGGCCGCCCGCGCCGCCAAGGACTGGCCCGCCGCCGACGCGATCCGCGCCGAGCTGGACGCGCTGGGCGTGGTGGTCATGGACGGCCCCGCCGGCGCCACCTGGCGGATGAAGGACTGA
- a CDS encoding LysE family translocator, producing the protein MTTPEALIAFTLAAGLLTLTPGLDTALVIRTAAAEGPRRAAGAAIGIGLGCLLWGAAASFGVGALLTASQTAYTVLKWVGALYLAWTGLRMILKPREAFEPGETRAVDAGPMAALRRGLLTNLLNPKVGIFYVSFLPQFMPVGVDPARFGLLLTTIHVVEGLLWFALLIAATVPIAGLLRLPVVVRWLDRTTGLVFVAFGLRLALDRR; encoded by the coding sequence ATGACCACGCCTGAGGCCCTGATCGCCTTCACCCTGGCCGCAGGTCTATTGACCCTGACGCCGGGCCTGGACACCGCGCTGGTGATCCGCACGGCCGCCGCCGAAGGCCCGCGTCGCGCCGCCGGCGCGGCGATCGGGATCGGACTGGGATGTCTGCTCTGGGGCGCGGCCGCCTCGTTCGGAGTCGGCGCCCTGCTGACCGCGTCTCAAACCGCCTACACGGTGCTGAAATGGGTCGGCGCGCTCTATCTGGCCTGGACGGGCCTACGGATGATCCTGAAGCCGCGCGAGGCGTTCGAGCCCGGCGAGACCAGGGCCGTGGACGCAGGTCCGATGGCGGCGCTGCGCCGGGGTCTGCTGACCAACCTGCTCAATCCCAAGGTCGGGATCTTCTACGTCTCGTTTCTGCCCCAGTTCATGCCGGTCGGCGTTGATCCGGCGCGCTTTGGCCTTCTGCTGACGACGATCCATGTCGTGGAGGGCCTGTTGTGGTTCGCACTCTTGATCGCGGCCACCGTCCCGATCGCAGGACTTTTGCGACTGCCGGTGGTGGTCCGCTGGCTGGACCGGACCACCGGCCTGGTGTTCGTGGCGTTCGGGCTGCGCCTGGCGCTGGACCGTCGCTAG
- the hisI gene encoding phosphoribosyl-AMP cyclohydrolase: MSTDLFPQAHSKHDLERGFALAPRFNADGLVVAVAQHADTGEILMLAWMNAEALKLTVETQIAHYFSRSRNELWKKGDTSGQLQDVVELRVDCDQDAVLLKVRPRGDGGACHVGFRSCFYRVLENGVLIEREAPLHDHA; encoded by the coding sequence ATGAGCACCGACCTGTTCCCCCAAGCCCACAGCAAGCACGATCTGGAACGGGGCTTTGCCCTCGCGCCGCGCTTCAACGCCGACGGCCTGGTCGTAGCGGTGGCCCAGCACGCCGACACCGGCGAGATCCTGATGCTGGCCTGGATGAACGCCGAGGCGCTGAAGCTGACCGTCGAAACGCAGATCGCGCACTACTTCAGTCGCTCGCGCAACGAACTCTGGAAGAAGGGCGACACCAGCGGCCAGCTGCAGGACGTGGTCGAACTGCGGGTCGACTGCGACCAGGATGCGGTGCTGCTCAAGGTGAGGCCGCGTGGCGACGGCGGGGCCTGCCATGTGGGCTTCCGGTCGTGCTTCTATCGTGTGCTGGAGAACGGGGTGCTGATCGAACGCGAAGCGCCGCTGCATGACCACGCCTGA
- the thrS gene encoding threonine--tRNA ligase, whose amino-acid sequence MIDLVFPDGSSRQYPDGATGRDVAAAISKSLEKKALLIKLDGQVLDLDRPLTPDLLTGERKFEILTREAPEALDTIRHDTAHVLAEAVQELFPGTQVTIGPNVEDGFYYDFARDEPFSLDDLEKIEKRMKEIVDRDEKITREVWDRNEAIAHFDGIGEQYKAQIIRDLPDTDTITVYRQGNWKDLCRGPHLPSTKHIGKAFKLTKLAGAYWRGDQNNAQLQRIYGTAWASEADLEAHLKRIEEAEKRDHRKLGKTMDLFHIQEEGKGMVFWHPKGWALYRVLEDYMRRRLDAAGYKEVKTPQILDRSLWEKSGHAEKFGHAMFMCESAEGEVLAVKPMNCPGHIQIFNVGQKSYRELPLRMAEFGACHRYEPSGAMHGIMRVRAFTQDDAHIFCREEQVTEESARFIELLRSVYNDLGMTLADTKFSTRPELRAGTDETWDKAEAALAAAAEAAGETLTLQPGEGAFYGPKLEFSLKDAIGRVWQCGTLQLDFVLPERLDAEYVSEDGSKKRPVMLHRAILGSFERFIGILLENFAGALPVWLAPTQVVVATITSDADDYAREVVEKLTKLGMRAELDLRNEKINYKIREHSLAKVPVIAVVGRKEAETGQLALRRLGGEGQSVLSLEDALRVLKSDATPPDVARALAAQEAVTA is encoded by the coding sequence ATGATCGATCTGGTTTTCCCCGACGGCTCGTCGCGTCAGTATCCTGACGGCGCGACGGGGCGCGATGTCGCCGCCGCCATCTCCAAATCGCTGGAAAAGAAGGCGCTGCTGATCAAGCTGGACGGGCAGGTTCTGGACCTGGACCGTCCGCTGACGCCCGACCTGCTGACGGGCGAGCGCAAGTTCGAGATCCTGACGCGCGAGGCGCCCGAGGCGCTGGACACCATCCGCCACGACACCGCCCACGTTCTGGCCGAGGCGGTGCAGGAGCTGTTCCCGGGCACCCAGGTCACGATCGGCCCGAACGTCGAGGACGGCTTCTACTACGACTTCGCCCGCGACGAGCCTTTCAGCCTGGACGATCTGGAGAAGATCGAAAAGCGCATGAAGGAGATCGTCGACCGCGACGAGAAGATCACGCGCGAAGTCTGGGATCGCAACGAGGCGATCGCCCACTTCGACGGGATCGGCGAGCAGTACAAGGCGCAGATCATCCGGGATCTGCCGGACACCGACACGATCACGGTCTATCGCCAGGGGAACTGGAAGGACCTGTGCCGGGGGCCGCACCTGCCGTCGACCAAGCATATCGGCAAGGCCTTCAAGCTGACCAAGCTGGCGGGGGCCTACTGGCGCGGCGACCAGAACAACGCCCAGCTTCAGCGCATCTATGGCACCGCCTGGGCTTCGGAAGCCGATCTCGAGGCGCACCTGAAGCGTATCGAGGAGGCCGAGAAGCGCGATCACCGCAAGCTGGGCAAGACCATGGACCTCTTCCACATCCAGGAAGAGGGCAAGGGCATGGTGTTCTGGCACCCGAAGGGCTGGGCGCTCTATCGCGTGCTCGAGGACTATATGCGCCGCCGCCTCGACGCGGCCGGCTACAAGGAAGTGAAGACCCCGCAGATCCTGGATCGGAGCCTGTGGGAAAAGTCGGGCCACGCCGAAAAGTTCGGCCACGCCATGTTCATGTGCGAGAGCGCCGAGGGCGAGGTCCTGGCGGTCAAGCCGATGAACTGCCCCGGCCACATCCAGATCTTCAATGTCGGCCAGAAGAGCTATCGCGAGCTGCCGCTGCGCATGGCCGAGTTCGGCGCCTGCCACCGCTACGAGCCGTCGGGCGCCATGCACGGCATCATGCGGGTGCGGGCCTTCACCCAGGACGACGCCCATATCTTCTGCCGCGAGGAGCAGGTCACCGAGGAGAGCGCCCGGTTCATCGAACTGTTGCGCTCGGTCTATAACGACCTTGGCATGACGCTGGCGGACACCAAGTTCTCGACGCGCCCCGAGCTGCGCGCCGGCACGGACGAGACCTGGGACAAGGCGGAGGCTGCTCTGGCCGCCGCCGCCGAGGCCGCTGGTGAAACCCTGACCCTGCAGCCGGGCGAAGGCGCCTTCTATGGCCCCAAGCTGGAATTCTCGCTGAAGGACGCCATCGGCCGCGTCTGGCAGTGCGGCACGCTGCAACTTGATTTCGTGCTGCCGGAACGATTGGACGCCGAGTACGTTTCGGAGGATGGTTCGAAGAAGCGTCCGGTGATGCTTCACCGTGCGATCTTGGGGTCCTTCGAGCGTTTTATCGGCATTCTGTTGGAAAACTTCGCGGGCGCTCTGCCCGTGTGGCTGGCTCCGACGCAAGTCGTCGTGGCCACGATTACCTCTGACGCCGATGACTATGCCCGTGAGGTCGTCGAGAAATTGACGAAACTGGGCATGCGTGCAGAGCTGGACCTGCGAAACGAGAAGATCAACTATAAGATTCGCGAGCACAGCCTCGCGAAGGTGCCAGTGATCGCCGTGGTGGGACGTAAAGAAGCAGAAACGGGGCAATTGGCCCTTCGTCGCCTCGGCGGCGAAGGTCAGAGCGTCCTGTCGCTTGAAGACGCCCTGCGGGTTTTGAAGTCCGACGCCACGCCGCCCGACGTCGCGCGGGCCCTGGCCGCCCAGGAGGCCGTGACCGCCTGA
- the yidD gene encoding membrane protein insertion efficiency factor YidD, which yields MTFYERTVDLGLRAYKLTLSPLIGRQCRFTPSCSEYTAAALKDHGPLKGSWLGLQRICRCNPFGGSGYDPPPPRHQPRKWKCEE from the coding sequence ATGACCTTCTACGAACGCACCGTCGACCTGGGTCTTAGAGCCTACAAGTTGACGCTCTCGCCCCTCATCGGGCGTCAGTGCCGCTTTACGCCGAGCTGTTCGGAGTACACGGCCGCCGCTCTTAAGGATCATGGCCCGCTCAAGGGCTCCTGGCTGGGGTTGCAACGGATTTGCCGCTGCAATCCGTTTGGTGGATCGGGCTACGACCCGCCGCCGCCGCGACACCAGCCACGCAAGTGGAAATGTGAAGAATGA